The proteins below come from a single Mucilaginibacter mali genomic window:
- a CDS encoding oligogalacturonate lyase family protein, which produces MRKKIILLAFALAQAGLLSVKAQEAMETGGKSMPDEWIDKDTGHKVIRLVRRPGTTNGSFYFNNYCFIPQKGGKGDLMVFSGSVADKTMGNQLFTVNLKTLETKQLTNHAKIAGEMVCPKTNEAFYQSGDSVFAVNALTGKNRFVYAFDPAFKGRVATVNADGTYLACVKATGELEREIHAKYPEKSQYFNRIYDAHIEHLLYTLNIKTGELKEIHKENEWTNHLLFSPVDPDVLSYCHEGPWEKNDRIWNINIKTLDNQLMHKRTMVNEIAGHEFFGIGGQREWFDLQKPKGKTFFLAAINMKTGKEDRVYEMDRNEWSIHFNVTKDEQTFAGDGGDPGQVAKAPDGEWIYLFKPNGDRLKSEKLVMMKNHNYKLEPNVHFSPDEKWIIFRANFENGIEQVYAVEIAKH; this is translated from the coding sequence ATGAGAAAGAAAATTATTTTGCTGGCCTTTGCCCTGGCACAGGCGGGCCTGCTAAGCGTAAAAGCACAGGAAGCGATGGAAACCGGCGGCAAAAGCATGCCCGACGAATGGATTGATAAGGATACCGGCCATAAAGTGATCCGACTGGTGCGTCGCCCGGGCACTACCAATGGTAGCTTTTATTTTAATAATTATTGTTTTATCCCGCAAAAGGGAGGCAAAGGCGATCTGATGGTGTTTTCGGGCAGTGTGGCCGATAAGACGATGGGCAACCAATTGTTCACTGTTAACCTGAAAACACTGGAAACAAAACAGCTGACCAATCACGCGAAGATTGCTGGTGAAATGGTTTGCCCTAAAACCAATGAGGCTTTTTATCAAAGCGGGGACAGTGTTTTTGCGGTTAACGCTTTAACTGGTAAGAACAGGTTTGTTTATGCCTTCGATCCGGCCTTTAAAGGTAGGGTAGCTACCGTTAATGCGGATGGTACTTACCTTGCTTGCGTTAAAGCCACCGGCGAATTAGAGCGAGAGATCCACGCTAAGTATCCTGAAAAAAGCCAGTACTTTAACCGCATTTACGATGCGCATATCGAGCATTTACTGTACACGCTGAATATCAAAACAGGCGAACTAAAGGAAATTCATAAAGAGAACGAGTGGACCAACCACTTACTATTTTCGCCGGTTGATCCTGATGTGCTATCCTATTGCCACGAAGGCCCATGGGAAAAGAACGACCGTATCTGGAACATCAATATCAAAACGCTGGATAACCAGTTGATGCATAAACGCACCATGGTGAACGAGATAGCCGGGCACGAATTTTTCGGTATCGGCGGTCAGCGCGAGTGGTTCGATTTGCAGAAACCTAAAGGGAAAACCTTTTTCCTGGCGGCTATTAACATGAAGACCGGTAAGGAAGACCGTGTTTACGAGATGGACCGCAACGAATGGTCGATACACTTTAATGTAACCAAAGACGAGCAAACCTTTGCCGGCGATGGCGGCGATCCCGGCCAGGTGGCCAAAGCTCCGGATGGCGAATGGATCTACCTGTTTAAACCCAACGGCGACCGCTTAAAATCGGAGAAACTGGTGATGATGAAGAACCATAACTACAAACTTGAGCCTAACGTACACTTCTCGCCCGATGAAAAATGGATCATCTTCCGTGCTAATTTCGAGAACGGCATAGAGCAGGTTTACGCGGTGGAGATTGCGAAGCATTAA